In a genomic window of Cardiocondyla obscurior isolate alpha-2009 linkage group LG08, Cobs3.1, whole genome shotgun sequence:
- the Prosalpha7 gene encoding proteasome subunit alpha type-3 — translation MSSIGTGYDLSASQFSPDGRVFQVEYAQKAVENGGTVIGLRGKDGIVFAVEKIVTSKLYEPGANKRILNIDQHVGMAISGIISDARQIAETARSEAASYKAQYGVGIPLKYLNERVSMYMHAYTLYSAVRPFGCSILLSAYETDGPALYMIDSSGVSYGYYGCAVGKAKQSAKTEIEKLKLSEMTCKDLVKEAARIIYLVHDELKDKQFELEMSWVGAHTNGRHERVPADLKTEAETKARQAMAEDSDSDTEDM, via the exons ATGAGTTCTATCGGCACAGGA TATGACCTGTCCGCCTCGCAATTTTCGCCAGACGGGCGTGTATTTCAAGTGGAATACGCGCAGAAAGCCGTGGAGAATGGAGG GACAGTTATTGGCCTGCGAGGGAAGGACGGCATAGTGTTCGCCGTCGAGAAAATTGTCACATCAAAGTTGTACGAACCGGGTGCTAATAAGCGGATACTTAATATAGATCAGCACGTTGGTATGGCGATCTCTGGTATAATATCAGACGCGAGGCAAATAGCAGAGACCGCGAGGTCAGAGGCAGCTAGTTACAAGGCGCAGTATGGTGTTGGTATTCCACTTAAGTATTTAAACGAAAGGGTATCCATGTACATGCACGCGTATACTTTATACTCGGCGGTACGTCCGTTTGGTTGCTCCATCCTACTCAGTGCTTACGAAACGGATGGTCCGGCATTGTACATGATAGATTCGTCGGGAGTGTCGTATGGTTACTACGGTTGTGCAGTAG GTAAAGCGAAACAGTCAGCTAAGACGGAAATTGAAAAACTCAAGCTGTCAGAAATGACGTGCAAAGATTTGGTTAAAGAGGCTGCACGTATTATTTATCTCGTCCATGATGAACTGAAGGACAAACAGTTTGAGTTAGAAATGAGCTGGGTTGGCGCGCATACCAATGGAAGACACGAGAGAGTACCCGCCGATCTAAAAACCGAGGCCGAAACGAAAGCACGGCAAGCGATGGCAGAAGATTCAGACAGTGACACGGAGGATATGTAA
- the LOC139104831 gene encoding odorant receptor 4-like: LDLNYAFALSRQSLRLLGIWPDPFVPMSDSHRLSIRFVIVSCFLCLYVFMPQITNVMLAWGNITRMVENITAANYSLLALCKLISTWYHGKTLRGVMAMVMTDWLTSKNDGERNTMLNIARRGRTLSLRCYGVAGFGCMFFLFMNFLKFRRSMHQPQRILVYHFSYLYNINKSPNYEITFFIQILCGLYTALVNSSIDSFVSIILLHICAQLINLRTALRNVVDELAKGSISSSEFKKELGAITMRHINLIRNAKAVDSCYSLVLFIHMFAATFQLCFESFQIYTIVSNHFNVSIIKMAFLLLYLGTVLTHLYIYCYSAERLLIESTSLAYGVYECKWYDISPKDAKSLMFMAYRSTIPLRLTAGKFGTFSLEMFGTTVKTSMGYLSALLTMMD; the protein is encoded by the exons TTAGATTTAAATTACGCATTCGCGCTGAGCCGTCAGAGTTTACGGCTGCTGGGCATATGGCCCGATCCATTCGTGCCTATGAGTGATTCTCACCGGTTAAGCATAAGATTCGTAATCGTTTCGTGTTTTCTGTGCCTTTACGTGTTCATGCCCCAAATAACAAACGTGATGCTCGCTTGGGGTAATATTACTCGAATGGTGGAGAACATCACTGCCGCAAACTACAGCTTGCTGGCATTATGTAAGCTGATCAGTACTTGGTATCACGGTAAAA CTCTTCGAGGGGTAATGGCAATGGTCATGACCGACTGGTTGACTTCGAAAAACGACGGAGAACGTAATACAATGCTGAATATTGCGAGACGCGGAAGGACTTTATCCCTAAGGTGCTACGGGGTTGCGGGGTTCGGATGTATGTTTTTTCTGTTCATGAACTTCCTGAAGTTTCGCCGTAGCATGCATCAGCCCCAGCGGATTCTCGTTTATCACTTCAGCTATCTTTACAACATTAACAAAAGCCCGAACTACGAAATCACGTTCTTCATTCAAATTCTTTGCGGGCTGTACACGGCCCTCGTCAATTCGAGCATCGATAGCTTCgtctcaataattttattacacatatGCGCGCAGCTAATAAATCTACGAACGGCATTAAGAAATGTGGTGGACGAGCTAGCCAAAGGGTCTATATCTTCTTCGGAATTTAAGAAAGAATTAGGCGCGATCACTATGCGTCATATAAATCTTATCAG aaacgcAAAGGCTGTGGATAGCTGTTACAGCCTCGTGTTATTTATTCACATGTTCGCCGCTACTTTTCAGCTCTGCTTCGAAAGCTTTCAAATTTACacg atagTATCAAATCATTTCAACGTATCTATTATCAAAATGGCTTTTCTCTTGCTTTATCTCGGTACTGTATTGACGCATTTGTACATTTATTGCTACTCAGCTGAAAGACTTTTAATAGAG aGCACCAGTCTGGCATACGGCGTGTATGAATGCAAATGGTACGACATATCACCGAAAGACGCAAAAAGTTTAATGTTTATGGCCTATCGATCTACAATTCCACTTAGATTGACAGCCGGAAAATTTGGAACATTTTCATTAGAAATGTTCGGAACG aCGGTGAAAACGTCAATGGGATATCTATCAGCATTGCTGACAATGATGGATTAA
- the LOC139104968 gene encoding odorant receptor 4-like, which yields SDLNYVFALSRQWLWIFGVWPDPDISLSEFRRANIRFLIVSCTVFLYVSAPQMMNVIRAWGDVSRMVENFASANFSFMGACKLVVTWYHGESIFYLKALRPLMASIMADWMTSTSNWERSTMMKIAKRGRSISFKCCMAAVGTIIFYLSFHLLRFFKTLHQSRRYLVYRLPFETIHKSPTYEIIYFIQLSGGTYSVLANYSIDSFVSILVLHVCAQLINLRMTLNNLVNELATKSISSSKFREGLAAIIVRHEHLIRNAKTIDGCYSSMLFMQVLATTFQMCVITFQVFTVITDNLKVPVVRIIFLSFYIALVLTTMYAYCYSAEKLVSESTKMAYGVFECKWYDLPSKNARDLLFIIYRSTLPLRLTAGKFGTFSIELFGKTLKTSMGYLSVLLTIRD from the exons tcagattTGAATTACGTATTTGCACTGAGTCGCCAGTGGCTATGGATATTTGGCGTATGGCCCGATCCTGATATCTCTCTGAGTGAATTTCGTCGAGCAAACATAAGGTTTCTTATCGTCTCATGTACTGTGTTCCTTTATGTATCCGCACCGCAAATGATGAATGTCATCCGTGCTTGGGGTGACGTGTCGCGGATGGTGGAGAACTTTGCCTCCGCCAATTTTAGCTTTATGGGAGCGTGCAAATTGGTCGTTACTTGGTACCACGGCGAAAGTA TATTCTACTTAAAAGCACTTCGGCCGCTAATGGCATCGATCATGGCCGATTGGATGACTTCGACAAGCAACTGGGAACGAAGTACCATGATGAAAATTGCCAAACGCGGCCGGAGCATATCGTTTAAATGTTGCATGGCCGCAGTGGGgacgattatattttatctttctttccaTCTACTGAGATTTTTCAAAACTCTTCACCAATCCCGACGGTACCTCGTCTATCGGCTACCGTTTGAGACTATTCACAAAAGTCCGACCTATGAAATTATCTATTTCATTCAACTCTCCGGCGGCACCTATTCGGTTCTCGCTAACTATTCCATCGACAGTTTTGTCTCAATTCTCGTGCTACATGTATGTGCCCAACTAATAAACCTTCGGATGACGCTTAATAATCTAGTCAACGAATTAGCTACGAAATCTATATCTTCCTCGAAATTCAGGGAAGGTCTAGCCGCCATTATTGTACGACACGAGCATCTCATCAG GAACGCAAAGACGATTGACGGCTGCTACAGCTCGATGCTGTTCATGCAGGTGTTGGCCACCACTTTTCAAATGTGTGTTATAACTTTTCAGGTTTTCACCGTAA TAacagataatttaaaagtaccCGTTGtcagaataatttttctctcattttacATCGCTCTTGTGTTGACAACTATGTATGCATATTGTTACTCGGCTGAAAAGCTTGTATCGGAG AGCACCAAAATGGCTTACGGCGTGTTTGAATGCAAGTGGTACGATTTACCGTCAAAAAATGCAAGGgatttattgtttattatatATCGTTCTACGTTGCCACTGAGATTGACAGCTGGAAAGTTTGGTACCTTTTCAATAGAGTTATTCGGAAAA ACTTTGAAGACATCAATGGGATACCTATCTGTGTTGCTAACAATAAGAGATTAA
- the LOC139104832 gene encoding odorant receptor 4-like: MNVKEDLNYAFSLSRRWLWMLGVWPDPFVSLSEFHRIRFVIVTCIVFLYVFVPQITNMILAWGNVSRMVENIASANYSLLALCKLVCTWYYGETLRSLMTSVMTDWMTSRSNHERNIMLNIARRGRILSLRCYLASLGTVMFYLYINFIKFYRNMQQRHWILVYHFAYFYNVRKSPNYEITFIIQLLGGIYTAFINSTIDSFISILVLHVCAQLINLRNVLNKLVNELAEGSITSSEFKKGLAMITTRHEHLIGNAKTIDGCYSTVLLVNMLAITFQLCFESFQIYTIVSNHFNVPLFKTAFLSFYLFVILTHLYMYCYSAERLLIESTNMTYGVYECKWYDISSKDAKSLMFMVYRSTIPLKLTAGKFGNFSLELFGTMVKTSMGYLSALLTIMD; encoded by the exons ATGAACGTGAAAGAAG atttaaattatgcattttCGCTGAGCCGCCGATGGTTGTGGATGTTAGGCGTATGGCCCGATCCGTTCGTGTCTTTGAGTGAATTTCACCGCATAAGATTTGTAATAGTTACGTGTATTGTGTTTCTTTATGTGTTTGTACCACAAATAACGAATATGATTCTCGCATGGGGTAACGTGTCTCGAATGGTGGAAAACATCGCCTCTGCAAACTACAGCCTGCTGGCCTTATGCAAATTGGTCTGCACTTGGTATTATGGTGAAA CGCTTCGATCGCTCATGACGTCGGTAATGACTGACTGGATGACTTCGAGGAGCAATCACGAAcgaaatataatgttaaatatcgCGAGACGTGGCAGAATCTTATCCCTTAGATGTTACCTAGCGTCGTTGGGTACCGTCATGTTTTACTTGTACATAAATTTCATCAAGTTCTATCGAAACATGCAACAGCGTCATTGGATCCTCGTGTATCACTTCGCTTACTTTTACAACGTTCGAAAAAGCCCTAATTACGAAATCACTTTTATCATTCAACTTCTCGGCGGTATCTATACGGCTTTCATCAACAGTACCATCGACAGTTTCATCTCGATACTTGTGTTACACGTATGCGCACAGCTGATAAACCTGCGAAACGTGCTCAACAAACTAGTGAACGAATTAGCTGAAGGATCTATAACTTCTTCGGAGTTCAAGAAAGGATTAGCTATGATCACTACGCGTCACGAGCATCTCATCGG gAATGCGAAAACAATTGACGGCTGCTATAGCACAGTGTTACTTGTAAATATGCTGGCCATAACTTTTCAGCTGTGCTTTGAAAGTTTTCAAATCTACACG atagTATCAAATCATTTTAATGTCCCTCTATTCAAAACTGCTTTTCTATCATTTTATCTCTTTGTTATACTAACACATTTGTATATGTACTGTTACTCAGCTGAAAGATTATTAATAGAG aGCACCAATATGACATACGGCGTGTATGAGTGCAAATGGTACGATATATCGTCGAAAGACGCGAAAAGTTTAATGTTTATGGTATACCGATCCACGATTCCGCTTAAACTGACGGCTGGGAAATTTGGAAATTTTTCATTAGAACTGTTCGGAACG ATGGTGAAAACGTCAATGGGTTATTTATCTGCATTGTTAACAATTATGGACTAA
- the LOC139104951 gene encoding odorant receptor 4-like, producing the protein MSESHQYSLRLLIITCILCLYVFMPQVTNMILAWGNVTRMVENIASANYSMLALCKLVCTWYHGKTLRMLMTSVVTDWMISKNDEDRSTMLNIARHGRTLSFRCYITSSGALLFYLYINIMKIYRNIHQPHWILVYHFAYFYNIRKSPNYEITYVIQLLGGIYTAFINSTVDSFISILLLHICAQLINLRSALNNLVDELAKKSISSAEFKKRLATITVRHEHLISNAKTIDDCYSTVLFINMFAVTFQLCFQAFQIFTMITSNLNISVMRVSFLSFYVLLVISHLYIYCYSAERLLIESTSMAYGMYECKWYDISPKDAKNLMFMAYRSTIPLKLTAGKFGTFSLEMFATVRYKKKLLYLLYIFKLIK; encoded by the exons ATGAGTGAATCTCATCAGTATAGCTTAAGACTTTTGATCATTACGTGTATTCTGTGTCTGTACGTATTTATGCCACAAGTGACGAACATGATTCTCGCATGGGGTAACGTGACTCGAATGGTGGAAAACATCGCCTCTGCCAATTATAGCATGTTGGCATTGTGCAAATTAGTCTGCACCTGGTATCACGGTAAAA CACTTCGAATGCTGATGACGTCCGTTGTGACCGATTGGATGATATCAAAAAACGACGAGGATCGAAGTACAATGTTAAATATCGCAAGACATGGTAGAACATTATCTTTTAGATGTTATATAACATCATCGGGCGCTCTCTTATTTTATCTGTATATCAATATTATGAAGATTTATCGAAATATACATCAGCCACATTGGATCCTCGTGTACCACTTCGCCTACTTTTACAACATTCGAAAAAGCCCGAATTACGAAATCACTTATGTCATTCAACTTCTCGGCGGTATCTATACGGCTTTCATCAACAGTACCGTCGACAGTTTCATCTCGATACTACTGTTGCACATATGTGCGCAGCTGATAAATTTACGATCCGCTCTAAACAATCTGGTCGATGAATTAGCAAAAAAATCTATATCCTCTGCAGAGTTCAAGAAACGATTAGCCACGATCACTGTGCGTCACGAACATCTCATCAG tAATGCGAAAACGATTGACGACTGCTATAGcacagtattatttattaacatgtTTGCAGTTACCTTTCAATTATGTTTTCAAGCCTTTCAAATTTTCACG atgATAACAAGTAATTTGAATATATCTGTTATGAGAGTGAGTTTTCTATCGTTTTACGTCCTTCTTGTGATatcacatttatatatatattgttattcAGCTGAAAGACTTTTAATAGAG agcACTAGCATGGCGTACGGTATGTATGAATGCAAATGGTATGACATATCACCGAAAGacgcaaaaaatttaatgtttatgGCCTACCGATCTACAATTCCGCTTAAATTAACAGCCGGAAAATTTGGAACTTTTTCATTAGAAATGTTCGCAACggtaagatataaaaaaaaattattgtatcttttatatatttttaaattaattaagtaa
- the LOC139104830 gene encoding odorant receptor 4-like has translation LILQLDLSYAFTLSRRCLWILGIWPDPFVPLSDFQRLSVRFIIVTCILCLYVIVPQLTNTIHAWGNVARMVQHVASANFSLMALCKLVGTCYHGQTLRVLMTSVMTDWMTSKDHERSTMLSIAKRGRALALRCYMASSCTVLFGFSLHVLKYHRNKHQPHRPLMYEFNFPYNTEKSPSYEITVLTQLSGGMYSALINSTIDCFVSILLLHICAQLKNLRTMLNKLVDDLAKKVISSAEFKERLATITMRHEHLIRNAKTVDDCYSAVLFIHMLAATFQLCFESFQVFTIVSNHLNISVIRVAFLSFYVVLVLTHLYIYCYSAERLLIESTGMAYGVYECKWYDISSKDAKSLMFMAYRSAIPLKLTAGKFGTFSLEMFGTTVKTSMGYLSALLTMMDKT, from the exons ttaattttgcaactaGATTTATCCTACGCCTTCACGCTGAGTCGTCGTTGCTTATGGATATTAGGCATATGGCCTGATCCATTCGTACCTCTAAGTGATTTCCAACGATTAAGCGTaagatttattattgttaCGTGCATTTTGTGCCTTTATGTGATCGTACCGCAGCTAACTAACACGATTCACGCCTGGGGTAACGTGGCACGGATGGTGCAGCACGTCGCGTCCGCGAACTTCAGCCTAATGGCGTTATGCAAATTGGTCGGCACTTGTTATCACGGACAAA CGCTTCGAGTGCTAATGACGTCTGTCATGACCGACTGGATGACATCAAAAGATCATGAACGGAGTACGATGCTAAGTATCGCGAAGCGCGGTCGAGCTTTGGCTTTACGATGCTACATGGCGTCGTCGTGTACAGTTCTGTTTGGGTTTTCGCTACACGTTCTGAAATATCATCGGAACAAGCATCAGCCCCACCGACCCCTCATGTACGAGTTTAATTTTCCCTACAACACAGAGAAAAGCCCGAGTTACGAAATCACGGTTTTAACCCAACTCTCCGGCGGTATGTATTCGGCCCTCATCAATTCTACCATCGACTGCTTCGTTTCGATACTTCTGCTGCACATAtgcgcgcaattaaaaaacctGCGTACGATGCTCAATAAACTAGTTGACGACCTGGCCAAAAAAGTGATATCCTCCGCGGAGTTTAAGGAACGTTTAGCCACGATCACTATGCGCCACGAGCATCTTATCAG GAACGCGAAGACGGTTGATGACTGCTATAGTGcagtattatttatacatatgttaGCCGCTACATTTCAACTGTGCTTTGAAAGCTTTCAGGTTTTCACG ATAGTATCGAATCATTTAAACATATCTGTCATTAGAGtggcttttctttctttctacgtTGTTCTTGTACTGAcacatttgtatatttattgctACTCGGCCGAAAGACTTTTAATAGAG agcACTGGTATGGCATACGGCGTGTATGAATGCAAATGGTATGACATATCGTCGAAAGATGCAAAAAGTTTAATGTTTATGGCCTATCGATCCGCAATTCCGCTTAAACTGACAGCTGGAAAATTTGGAACTTTTTCATTAGAAATGTTTGGAACa ACGGTGAAAACGTCAATGGGATACTTATCTGCATTGCTGACAATGATGGataaaacataa
- the LOC139104960 gene encoding uncharacterized protein, with protein sequence MKMVVNARVLAVIALITYAACVNGADIRESYKRISDKKYGGSMLAEIAKEFIQRSTTGSQVLNLNLSNLLLLLVLKAVVFGAGYIGHHGYKGRELEDENIVSEGEVALALGYLIGDTCLYRAACEEPHIAREYLGAAEMLLETMKLMPQSLPAKPSYEKTMTEFRKAIEYGRVEQCPPEYSCKKENINNILQNEN encoded by the exons ATGAAGATGGTGGTTAACGCGAGGGTTCTCGCGGTAATCGCGCTGATAACTTACGCCGCGTGCGTCAATGGTGCCGACATTCGGGAGTCTTACAAAAGAATAAGTGATAAAAAGTATGGTGGATCGATGTTGGCCGAGATCGCGAAGGAGTTTATACAGAGATCGACGACCGGTAGTcag GTGCTAAATTTGAATCTCTCGAATTTGCTGCTGCTTTTGGTGCTTAAAGCGGTTGTGTTCGGCGCTGGGTACATAGGACATCATGGTTACAAGGGACGTGAATTAGAGGAcg AAAATATTGTATCGGAGGGTGAAGTTGCATTAGCGCTTGGATATCTGATCGGTGATACCTGCTTATACAGAGCAGCATGTGAAGAGCCGCATATTGCGAGAGAATATCTCGGTGCGGCAGAAATGCTCTTAGAAACAATGAAGCTGATGCCACa AAGCTTACCTGCTAAGCCCAGTTACGAGAAGACAATGACAGAATTTCGGAAGGCGATTGAGTACGGAAGGGTCGAGCAATGTCCGCCAGAATACAGCTGTAAAAAGgagaatataaataacatcTTGCAAAATGAAAACTAA